The Brassica oleracea var. oleracea cultivar TO1000 chromosome C6, BOL, whole genome shotgun sequence genome includes a region encoding these proteins:
- the LOC106299559 gene encoding putative F-box protein At1g67390, producing the protein MDKSLSSTKEEMVHVELVNTDDYISKLSNDLLLEILSNLSTEEVIRTSVLAKRWVNVWKKTSHLCLDMRKIAKATTLLPGVSHQAANSVTKVINDHCGHLERCTIYHDSRQCENGMLQFWIQSLVNVKHTMDLTLGNFSPGLKSNNRSNVTLDFPPRSFSHPSLTSLSLSQYNLKAPHVFYDCWNLKNLKLIGISAEVEVFNAVLVACTSLEVLALEITCHRKDGILKIDNHNLKFLYLSCSRIKGVEVSSPSLDILSIGSLSCEMENFIIASPRLHFNRNYWATGKFFPHTSYYISCPHQGEASIGHEIMMNGSSDGMKMFASMSVSVDLTNAKEVKMLKQVLAAWPGDMQEVEILFKSNNAARKESESSIGNTQNTFWEDTKPFPSAQFRAYTVWLSNFSGSNEEFALASRMITQGTVARCMMIKPSSVSPAKKLEIEAAIARLKELPKGHENLRIVMS; encoded by the exons ATGGATAAATCATTATCATCCACAAAAGAAGAGATGGTGCATGTCGAGCTGGTCAATACTGATGATTATATTAGTAAACTCTCAAACGATCTCTTGCTTGAGATCTTATCAAACTTGTCGACGGAAGAAGTCATTAGAACAAGTGTTCTAGCGAAAAGATGGGTGAATGTGTGGAAGAAGACGTCTCATCTATGTTTGGACATGCGAAAGATCGCAAAAGCCACAACTCTTTTGCCGGGTGTTTCTCATCAAGCAGCTAATTCAGTGACAAAA GTTATAAATGATCACTGTGGCCATCTGGAAAGATGCACAATCTACCATGACTCACGCCAATGTGAAAATGGGATGCTGCAGTTTTGGATTCAGTCACTGGTTAATGTGAAACACACCATGGATCTCACACTTGGAAACTTTTCTCCCGGTTTGAAATCAAACAACAGATCCAATGTCACGCTTGACTTTCCTCCTAGGTCATTTTCCCATCCAAGCCTCACATCTCTCTCGCTAAGCCAGTACAACTTAAAAGCTCCACATGTTTTCTACGATTGCTGGAATTTAAAGAATCTCAAACTGATTGGTATCTCTGCCGAGGTTGAAGTCTTTAATGCAGTCCTTGTGGCTTGCACTTCTCTCGAAGTGCTTGCACTAGAAATCACTTGCCACAGGAAAGATGGTATTCTGAAGATTGATAACCACAACCTAAAGTTCTTATATCTATCCTGTTCTAGGATAAAAGGCGTTGAGGTGTCTTCACCCAGCCTAGATATCCTCTCCATCGGATCTCTCTCGTGTGAGATGGAGAACTTCATCATTGCAAGCCCTAGACTCCATTTTAATCGAAACTATTGGGCAACAGGAAAATTCTTTCCTCACACTAGCTATTATATATCATGCCCCCATCAG GGGGAAGCAAGCATTGGACATGAGATCATGATGAACGGATCCAGCGATGGTATGAAAATGTTTGCATCAATGTCAGTGAGTGTAGACTTAACTAATGCAAAAGAAGTTAAGATGCTCAAACAAGTGTTAGCTGCATGGCCTGGAGACATGCAAGAAGTTGAGATTTTGTTTAAG AGTAACAATGCTGCTAGGAAAGAAAGTGAGTCTTCCATTGGAAATACACAGAACACGTTTTGGGAAGATACAAAACCGTTTCCCAGCGCTCAGTTCCGAGCATATACTGTATGGTTGTCTAACTTTAGCGGTTCAAATGAAGAGTTTGCGCTAGCCTCGCGTATGATAACGCAAGGGACGGTAGCAAGGTGTATGATGATTAAACCATCGTCGGTTTCTCCAGCAAAGAAGTTAGAGATTGAAGCGGCAATAGCCAGGCTAAAGGAGCTTCCAAAAGGTCACGAGAACCTTCGTATCGTGATGTCCTGA
- the LOC106301071 gene encoding solanesyl diphosphate synthase 1 isoform X1 — MMTSCRNIDLGTSVLDLISCGCGRRQFPKTVCKIGMTRSYGGGGNLLFIRRDVGRSCKAVPTKPPEISLVNGIGEAAKTVSFDLRQESSSKQPISLVNLFGVVADDLQTLNDNLLSIVGAENPVLISAAEQIFGAGGKRMRPGLVFLVSRATAELAGLKELTMEHRRLGEIIEMIHTASLIHDDVLDESDMRRGKETVHELFGTRVAVLAGDFMFAQASWYLANLENLEVIKLISQVIKDFASGEIKQASSLFDCDVTLEDYLLKSYYKTASLVAASTKGAAIFSRVDTDVTEQMYEFGKNLGLSFQVVDDILDFTQSSEQLGKPAGSDLAKGNLTAPVIFALEKEPRLREIIESEFCEEGSLEEGIELVREGGGIRRAQELAREKADDALKNLQCLPQSGFRLALEEMVMFNLERID, encoded by the exons ATGATGACATCGTGTCGGAATATAGACTTGGGTACGAGTGTGCTTGATCTGATCTCATGTGGCTGTGGTCGTCGTCAGTTTCCCAAAACTGTTTGTAAGATTGGTATGACGAGAAGCTATGGCGGCGGCGGGAATCTGCTGTTTATCCGGCGTGACGTGGGGAGGAGCTGCAAAGCTGTGCCGACAAAACCCCCAGAGATTTCTTTGGTCAACG GAATAGGTGAAGCAGCTAAAACGGTGAGTTTTGATTTGAGGCAAGAGTCGTCATCAAAGCAGCCTATTTCATTGGTGAATCTGTTTGGGGTTGTAGCTGATGATCTTCAGACGTTGAATGATAATCTTTTATCG ATTGTTGGTGCAGAGAATCCGGTTTTGATATCTGCAGCTGAGCAAATCTTTGGAGCTGGTGGTAAAAGAATGAGACCGGGCTTGGTGTTCCTCGTATCACGAGCCACAGCAGAGTTAGCTGGCCTAAA GGAACTTACAATGGAACATCGGCGTTTAGGTGAGATCATTGAGATGATTCACACTGCAAGCTTGATACATGATGATGTGTTAGATGAGAGTGATATGCGCAGAG GAAAGGAAACAGTTCACGAGCTTTTTGGCACGAGAGTAGCTGTACTAGCTGGTGATTTCATGTTTGCTCAAGCATCATGGTACTTAGCCAACCTCGAGAACCTCGAAGTTATCAAGCTCATAAGTCAG GTGATCAAAGACTTTGCGAGCGGAGAGATAAAGCAAGCATCGAGTCTGTTCGACTGTGACGTTACTCTAGAAGACTACTTGCTCAAGAGTTACTACAAGACAGCCTCGTTGGTCGCCGCAAGCACCAAAGGAGCTGCCATCTTCAGCAGAGTCGATACCGATGTCACAGAACAGATGTACGAGTTTGGGAAGAATCTTGGCCTCTCTTTCCAAGTGGTCGACGACATTTTGGACTTCACTCAGTCGTCAGAGCAGCTAGGGAAGCCAGCAGGGAGTGATTTGGCTAAAGGTAACTTAACCGCGCCTGTGATTTTCGCTCTGGAGAAGGAGCCGAGGCTGAGAGAGATCATAGAGTCTGAGTTTTGCGAGGAGGGTTCTCTGGAAGAAGGGATTGAGTTGGTGAGAGAAGGTGGAGGAATCAGAAGAGCACAAGAGTTGGCTAGGGAGAAAGCTGATGATGCTTTGAAGAATCTGCAGTGTTTGCCTCAGAGTGGCTTCAGGTTGGCTCTAGAAGAAATGGTAATGTTTAATCTCGAAAGGATCGATTAG
- the LOC106301071 gene encoding solanesyl diphosphate synthase 1 isoform X2 translates to MMTSCRNIDLGTSVLDLISCGCGRRQFPKTVCKIGMTRSYGGGGNLLFIRRDVGRSCKAVPTKPPEISLVNGEAAKTVSFDLRQESSSKQPISLVNLFGVVADDLQTLNDNLLSIVGAENPVLISAAEQIFGAGGKRMRPGLVFLVSRATAELAGLKELTMEHRRLGEIIEMIHTASLIHDDVLDESDMRRGKETVHELFGTRVAVLAGDFMFAQASWYLANLENLEVIKLISQVIKDFASGEIKQASSLFDCDVTLEDYLLKSYYKTASLVAASTKGAAIFSRVDTDVTEQMYEFGKNLGLSFQVVDDILDFTQSSEQLGKPAGSDLAKGNLTAPVIFALEKEPRLREIIESEFCEEGSLEEGIELVREGGGIRRAQELAREKADDALKNLQCLPQSGFRLALEEMVMFNLERID, encoded by the exons ATGATGACATCGTGTCGGAATATAGACTTGGGTACGAGTGTGCTTGATCTGATCTCATGTGGCTGTGGTCGTCGTCAGTTTCCCAAAACTGTTTGTAAGATTGGTATGACGAGAAGCTATGGCGGCGGCGGGAATCTGCTGTTTATCCGGCGTGACGTGGGGAGGAGCTGCAAAGCTGTGCCGACAAAACCCCCAGAGATTTCTTTGGTCAACG GTGAAGCAGCTAAAACGGTGAGTTTTGATTTGAGGCAAGAGTCGTCATCAAAGCAGCCTATTTCATTGGTGAATCTGTTTGGGGTTGTAGCTGATGATCTTCAGACGTTGAATGATAATCTTTTATCG ATTGTTGGTGCAGAGAATCCGGTTTTGATATCTGCAGCTGAGCAAATCTTTGGAGCTGGTGGTAAAAGAATGAGACCGGGCTTGGTGTTCCTCGTATCACGAGCCACAGCAGAGTTAGCTGGCCTAAA GGAACTTACAATGGAACATCGGCGTTTAGGTGAGATCATTGAGATGATTCACACTGCAAGCTTGATACATGATGATGTGTTAGATGAGAGTGATATGCGCAGAG GAAAGGAAACAGTTCACGAGCTTTTTGGCACGAGAGTAGCTGTACTAGCTGGTGATTTCATGTTTGCTCAAGCATCATGGTACTTAGCCAACCTCGAGAACCTCGAAGTTATCAAGCTCATAAGTCAG GTGATCAAAGACTTTGCGAGCGGAGAGATAAAGCAAGCATCGAGTCTGTTCGACTGTGACGTTACTCTAGAAGACTACTTGCTCAAGAGTTACTACAAGACAGCCTCGTTGGTCGCCGCAAGCACCAAAGGAGCTGCCATCTTCAGCAGAGTCGATACCGATGTCACAGAACAGATGTACGAGTTTGGGAAGAATCTTGGCCTCTCTTTCCAAGTGGTCGACGACATTTTGGACTTCACTCAGTCGTCAGAGCAGCTAGGGAAGCCAGCAGGGAGTGATTTGGCTAAAGGTAACTTAACCGCGCCTGTGATTTTCGCTCTGGAGAAGGAGCCGAGGCTGAGAGAGATCATAGAGTCTGAGTTTTGCGAGGAGGGTTCTCTGGAAGAAGGGATTGAGTTGGTGAGAGAAGGTGGAGGAATCAGAAGAGCACAAGAGTTGGCTAGGGAGAAAGCTGATGATGCTTTGAAGAATCTGCAGTGTTTGCCTCAGAGTGGCTTCAGGTTGGCTCTAGAAGAAATGGTAATGTTTAATCTCGAAAGGATCGATTAG
- the LOC106299687 gene encoding glucan endo-1,3-beta-glucosidase — MAKAWMCLCFLIFFYLSSEINFVKVNAEMKTWCVAKPSSDQAALLDNINYACSHVDCRVLSSGCPCYSPGNLINHASVAMNLYYQANGRNYWNCNFKNSGLIVITNPSYGNCYYDYK, encoded by the exons ATGGCTAAAGCATGGATGTGCCTTTGCTTCCTCATCTTCTTCTACCTCTCGTCAG AAATAAACTTTGTCAAAGTCAACGCAGAG ATGAAGACATGGTGTGTGGCTAAACCTTCATCGGATCAAGCAGCACTTCTAGATAACATAAACTACGCATGTTCTCATGTGGATTGTCGCGTTTTATCGAGTGGATGTCCATGTTACTCCCCCGGTAATCTCATAAACCATGCTTCTGTCGCCATGAATCTTTATTACCAAGCTAATGGAAGAAACTATTGGAACTGCAATTTCAAGAACTCTGGACTCATTGTCATAACTAATCCAA GCTATGGAAACTGCTACTATGACTACAAATGA
- the LOC106299101 gene encoding receptor-like serine/threonine-protein kinase At1g78530, giving the protein MANAKETTLYITISVVAFVIGKIIIALLLYKRWKRKHTVHENGFPVKGGGKMVMFRSPLLNSVSSDLFMKKTHKLSNKDILGSGGFGTVYRLTINESTAFAVKRLNRGDSERDGGFHRELDSMADIKHRNIVTLHGYYTSPHFNLLIYELMPNGSLDSFLHGRKSGDGKVLDWAARLKIAVGAARGISYLHHDCIPHIIHRDIKSSNILLDHNMEARVSDFGLATLMEPDKTHVSTFVAGTFGYLAPEYFDTGKATMKGDVYSFGVVLLELLTGRRPTDDEFFEEGTKLVTWVKGVVRDQREEVVIDNRLRGSPVQEMNDLFGMAMMCLEPEPDVRPTMTEVVKLLEYISL; this is encoded by the exons ATGGCTAATGCAAAGGAAACAACTCTTTACATAACAATCTCTGTGGTTGCTTTTGTCATTGGTAAGATCATAATAGCTCTTCTTCTCTACAAGAGATGGAAGAGAAAACATACAGTTCATGAAAATGGATTTCCAG TTAAAGGAGGAGGGAAGATGGTGATGTTTAGGTCTCCATTACTAAACTCTGTTTCCTCAGACTTGTTTATGAAGAAGACACATAAGCTAAGTAACAAAGACATTCTTGGTTCTGGAGGATTTGGAACTGTTTACAGACTAACCATCAATGAGTCAACAGCTTTTGCTGTGAAGAGGCTAAACAGAGGAGACTCTGAGAGAGACGGAGGGTTTCATAGAGAGTTAGATTCAATGGCTGATATAAAACACAGAAACATTGTTACTCTCCATGGTTACTACACCTCTCCACATTTCAATCTCCTCATCTATGAGCTCATGCCTAATGGAAGCTTGGATTCTTTTCTACACG GAAGAAAATCTGGAGATGGGAAGGTTTTGGATTGGGCGGCGAGATTAAAAATCGCGGTTGGAGCGGCTAGAGGGATTTCTTATCTTCATCATGATTGCATCCCTCATATTATCCATAGAGATATCAAATCTAGTAACATACTTCTTGATCATAACATGGAAGCTAGGGTTTCGGATTTCGGTTTAGCCACTTTGATGGAGCCAGACAAGACTCATGTCTCAACGTTTGTTGCTGGAACGTTTGGATACTTAGCTCCTG AGTATTTTGATACGGGTAAAGCTACAATGAAAGGAGATGTTTATAGTTTTGGAGTTGTACTTCTTGAGCTTTTGACCGGAAGAAGACCAACAGATGATGAGTTTTTTGAAGAAGGAACAAAGCTTGTTACGTGG GTAAAAGGAGTGGTGAGAGATCAAAGAGAAGAGGTGGTGATAGATAACAGGTTAAGAGGATCACCGGTTCAAGAGATGAACGATCTGTTTGGTATGGCGATGATGTGTCTAGAGCCGGAACCGGACGTTAGACCGACCATGACCGAGGTTGTCAAATTGCTTGAATACATTAGCCTTTAG
- the LOC106300877 gene encoding protein SRG1 — MEAEGETQWSSLLVPSVLEIAKENTVPPRYLRSEQDKTETLDDSCLSSKLPVIDMQRLCSVSAMDTELEKLDLACHDWGFFQLVNHGIDSSFLEKLETEAQDLFNLPMEEKKKLWQRSGEFEGFGQVNIVSEDQKLDWGDMFILTTQPIPSRKPHLFSKLPPSFRETVETYSSQVKSLAKTLFAKMACVLEVKREEMEDLFGDVWQSIKINYYPPCPQPDQVIGLTPHSDAAGLTILLQVNQVEGLQIKKDNKWVVVKPLPNALVVNVGEILEIITNGRYKSIEHRVMVNSEKERLSVAMFHSPGKETVIGPAKSLVDKHQQERLFKSMSTQEFFDAFFAQKLNGKSHLDLMTLDPSS, encoded by the exons ATGGAAGCAGAAGGAGAAACACAGTGGAGCTCTCTGCTAGTACCTTCTGTTCTAGAGATCGCCAAAGAGAACACTGTTCCTCCGAGGTATCTTCGGTCTGAACAAGACAAAACAGAGACTTTAGATGATTCTTGCCTAAGCTCAAAGCTCCCAGTCATCGACATGCAGCGCTTGTGTTCTGTCTCCGCCATGGACACCGAGCTAGAGAAGCTCGATCTCGCTTGCCATGATTGGGGATTTTTTCAA CTAGTCAACCATGGAATAGATTCTTCTTTTCTTGAAAAGTTAGAGACAGAGGCTCAAGACCTCTTCAACCTCCCCATGGAAGAGAAGAAGAAACTGTGGCAGAGAAGCGGCGAGTTCGAAGGGTTCGGACAGGTCAACATCGTCTCCGAGGATCAGAAACTTGACTGGGGAGACATGTTCATCCTCACTACTCAACCAATTCCATCGCGCAAACCTCACTTGTTCTCCAAGTTACCTCCTTCTTTCAGAGAAACTGTGGAGACTTACTCCTCTCAAGTGAAGAGCTTAGCCAAGACTCTCTTTGCGAAAATGGCGTGTGTTCTTGAGGTCAAACGAGAAGAGATGGAAGATCTGTTTGGAGATGTTTGGCAATCTATCAAGATCAACTACTATCCTCCATGTCCACAACCGGATCAAGTTATCGGTTTAACTCCACATTCAGACGCTGCAGGTCTCACGATTCTGTTGCAGGTGAATCAAGTGGAAGGGCTTCAGATCAAGAAAGATAACAAATGGGTTGTGGTGAAACCGTTACCAAATGCTTTAGTTGTTAATGTTGGTGAGATCCTAGAG ATCATAACGAATGGGAGATATAAAAGCATAGAGCATAGAGTGATGGTGAATTCAGAGAAAGAGAGGTTATCTGTTGCTATGTTTCACAGTCCGGGGAAGGAGACGGTGATTGGTCCGGCGAAAAGCCTTGTGGATAAGCACCAGCAGGAACGTTTGTTTAAAAGTATGAGTACACAAGAGTTCTTTGACGCCTTCTTTGCTCAGAAGCTCAATGGGAAGTCACACCTTGATCTTATGACTTTGGACCCCTCATCATGA
- the LOC106300876 gene encoding probable sodium/metabolite cotransporter BASS1, chloroplastic: MASSVVSLSLTTPLKASSFRKYNLTPLPSLRRISCCSSRDITLKSRYRVALPATCKQRRSVELLTRCGVSSSDFPAEKEKERSFGEWVEFLGEAVSTAFPVWVSLGCLLGLVKPSAFSWVTPDLTIIGLTITMLGMGMTLTLDDLRGALKMPKELFAGFVLQYSVMPLSAFLVSKLLNLPSHYAAGLILVGCCPGGTASNIVTYIARGNVALSVLMTAASTLSAVIMTPLLTAKLAKQYVAVDALGLVKSTLQVVLLPVLAGAFMNQYFQRVVKFVTPLMAPIAVGTVAILCGTAIGQNASAILASGKQVVMACVLLHASGFLFGYLFSRLLRIDVASSRTVSIEVGMQNSVLGLVLAAEHFGNPLTAVPCAVSSVCHSIIGSVLAGVWRHGSPKQLED, encoded by the exons ATGGCCTCCTCCGTGGTTTCTCTCTCTCTGACAACGCCATTGAAAGCGAGCTCCTTTCGCAAGTACAATCTCACTCCGCTGCCTTCTCTACGTCGCATCTCTTGCTGCTCATCTCGCGATATTACTCTCAAGTCGCGTTACCGAGTGGCTCTTCCTGCTACGTGTAAGCAGCGGCGAAGCGTTGAGCTTTTGACTCGCTGCGGCGTTTCGTCGAGCGACTTTCCTGCTGAGAAAGAGAAAGAGAGGAGCTTTGGGGAGTGGGTCGAGTTTCTGGGAGAGGCGGTGTCGACGGCGTTTCCGGTGTGGGTTTCTCTCGGGTGTTTGCTGGGGTTGGTGAAGCCGAGTGCTTTCAGTTGGGTCACTCCGGATTTGACTATCATAGGTCTTACTATCACGATGCTGGGGATGGGGATGACTTTGACTCTCGATGATCTTCGTGGCGCGTTGAAGATGCCTAAAGAGCTCTTCGCTGGCTTTGTGTTGCAGTACTCG GTCATGCCATTATCAGCATTTCTAGTGAGCAAACTCTTGAATTTGCCATCACATTATGCAGCCGGTCTCATATTGGTTGGTTGCTGTCCAGGCG GCACGGCAAGTAACATTGTCACCTACATTGCACG TGGGAATGTTGCACTATCAGTGTTGATGACAGCAGCTAGTACTCTTTCAGCTGTG ATCATGACGCCGCTTCTTACAGCTAAGCTAGCCAAACAATACGTCGCAGTAGATGCTCTCGGACTAGTAAAGTCAACACTACAG GTGGTTCTTCTCCCAGTGCTGGCTGGTGCATTTATGAACCAGTACTTCCAAAGAGTGGTGAAGTTTGTTACTCCTCTCATGGCTCCAATCGCGGTAGGAACGGTCGCAATTCTCTGCGGGACTGCGATTGGTCAGAACGCCTCTGCCATACTCGCTTCAGGGAAACAAGTGGTCATGGCTTGTGTCCTTCTTCACGCCTCTGGATTTCTCTTTGGCTATCTGTTCTCGAGGTTACTCAGAATTGATGTGGCCTCGTCAAGAACCGTCTCTATCGAAGTTGGCATGCAG AACTCGGTGCTTGGACTTGTTCTAGCGGCAGAGCATTTTGGGAATCCGCTAACTGCAGTACCGTGCGCTGTTTCTAGCGTCTGTCACTCCATCATCGGTAGCGTCTTGGCTGGAGTCTGGAGACACGGTTCCCCAAAACAGCTTGAAGACTGA
- the LOC106299996 gene encoding trifunctional UDP-glucose 4,6-dehydratase/UDP-4-keto-6-deoxy-D-glucose 3,5-epimerase/UDP-4-keto-L-rhamnose-reductase RHM1, translating to MSSYTPKNILITGAAGFIASHVANRLIRTYPHYKIVVLDKLDYCSNLKNLNPSKNSPSFKFVKGDIASADLVNHLLITEGIDTIMHFAAQTHVDNSFGNSFEFTKNNIYGTHVLLEACKVTGQIRRFIHVSTDEVYGETDEDALVGNHEASQLLPTNPYSATKAGAEMLVMAYGRSYGLPVITTRGNNVYGPNQFPEKLIPKFILLAMRGKVLPIHGDGSNVRSYLYCEDVAEAFEVILHKGEVGHVYNIGTKKERRVNDVARDVCKLFGMDPEASIKFVENRPFNDQRYFLDDEKLKKLGWSERTTWEEGLKKTMEWYTQNPEWWGDVSGALLPHPRMLMMPGGRHFDGSDEISSAATASDKPSQTHMVVPSTRSSTSAPQKPSLKFLIYGKTGWIGGLLGKLCEKQVIAYEYGKGRLEDRASLLQDVVSVKPTHVFNSAGVTGRPNVDWCESHKAETIRANVAGTLTLADVCREHGLLMMNFATGCIFEYDEKHPEGSGVGFKEEDTPNFTGSFYSKTKAMVEELLKEFDNVCTLRVRMPISSDLNNPRNFITKISRYNKVVNIPNSMTVLDELLPISIEMAKRNLKGIWNFTNPGVVSHNEILEMYRDYINPDFKWANFTLEEQAKVIVAPRSNNEMDASKLKKEFPELLSIKESLIKYAFEPNKKT from the exons ATGTCTTCGTACACGCCCAAGAACATCCTCATCACCGGAGCAGCCGGTTTCATCGCCTCCCACGTGGCGAACAGGCTCATCCGAACCTACCCTCACTACAAGATCGTGGTCCTCGACAAGCTCGACTACTGCTCCAACCTCAAGAACCTTAACCCTTCGAAAAACTCTCCCAGCTTCAAGTTCGTGAAAGGCGACATCGCCAGCGCGGACCTCGTCAACCACCTCCTCATCACCGAAGGCATCGACACCATCATGCACTTCGCCGCTCAGACCCACGTCGACAACTCCTTCGGCAACAGCTTCGAGTTCACCAAGAACAACATCTATGGGACCCACGTCCTCCTCGAGGCCTGTAAGGTGACAGGCCAGATAAGGAGGTTTATCCACGTGAGTACCGATGAGGTTTACGGGGAGACTGACGAGGACGCGCTGGTCGGTAACCACGAGGCCTCTCAGCTTCTCCCCACGAATCCTTACTCTGCGACCAAGGCTGGCGCGGAGATGCTTGTGATGGCGTATGGGAGATCTTATGGTTTGCCAGTTATTACTACTCGTGGGAATAATGTTTATGGTCCGAATCAGTTTCCTGAGAAGCTGATTCCGAAGTTTATTTTGCTGGCGATGAGAGGGAAGGTTCTTCCGATTCACGGAGATGGGTCGAACGTGAGGAGTTACCTTTACTGCGAAGACGTTGCTGAGGCGTTTGAGGTGATTCTCCACAAGGGGGAGGTGGGGCATGTTTATAACATTGGGACTAAGAAGGAGAGGAGGGTGAATGATGTGGCTAGAGATGTTTGCAAGCTCTTTGGCATGGACCCTGAGGCGAGTATTAAGTTTGTTGAGAACCGGCCTTTTAATGATCAGAGGTATTTTCTAGACGACGAGAAGCTCAAGAAGCTGGGGTGGTCGGAGAGGACGACGTGGGAGGAAGGGTTGAAGAAGACTATGGAGTGGTATACTCAGAACCCCGAGTGGTGGGGCGATGTCTCTGGAGCGTTGCTTCCTCATCCGAGGATGCTGATGATGCCCGGCGGGCGGCATTTCGATGGATCAGATGAGATTTCTTCAGCAGCTACGGCGTCTGACAAGCCGAGTCAAACCCACATGGTGGTTCCAAGCACAAGGAGCAGTACCAGCGCGCCGCAGAAGCCTTCTCTCAAGTTCTTGATATATGGTAAGACCGGGTGGATCGGTGGTCTGCTTGGGAAGCTGTGTGAGAAGCAAGTGATTGCTTATGAGTATGGGAAAGGAAGGTTGGAGGATAGAGCTTCTCTTCTGCAGGATGTTGTGAGTGTTAAGCCGACTCATGTTTTCAACTCGGCTGGTGTGACTGGGAGACCTAATGTTGACTGGTGTGAGTCTCACAAGGCAGAGACCATCCGTGCCAATGTGGCTGGAACTTTGACTCTAGCTGATGTATGCAGAGAGCATGGGCTTCTGATGATGAACTTCGCTACTGGTTGTATATTTGAGTATGATGAGAAGCATCCTGAAGGTTCGGGTGTTGGATTCAAGGAGGAAGACACTCCCAACTTCACTGGCTCCTTCTACTCAAAAACCAAAGCCATG GTAGAGGAGCTGCTAAAGGAGTTTGACAACGTATGCACATTGAGAGTAAGGATGCCAATCTCTTCAGATCTAAACAACCCACGCAACTTCATCACCAAGATCTCAAGGTACAACAAAGTAGTAAACATCCCAAACAGCATGACAGTGTTGGACGAGCTCTTACCAATCTCCATCGAGATGGCCAAAAGAAACTTGAAAGGGATCTGGAACTTCACAAACCCGGGCGTGGTGAGCCACAACGAGATCCTAGAGATGTACAGAGACTACATCAACCCTGACTTCAAATGGGCAAACTTCACGTTAGAGGAGCAAGCTAAAGTCATTGTAGCTCCAAGAAGTAACAACGAGATGGATGCTTCTAAGCTCAAGAAAGAGTTCCCTGAGCTGCTCTCCATCAAGGAGTCTTTGATCAAGTATGCGTTTGAGCCAAACAAGAAGACTTGA